One window of the Ignavibacteriota bacterium genome contains the following:
- a CDS encoding T9SS type A sorting domain-containing protein produces MIRRILMVFAACLCCGSVAQSQGNIDWEDLATVLQPASVSHPTYGWMAGQRQYTGLAYDSVRKLLYVVNPALVTVGSNGVPRPTIRILDPMTLLPVTSVGRDAVTGAGGVLPVPLDTVVTGKGWPNAYYGGYGNGQMSLYKIDVDDEGRIWACNLVAPLFGICFPGPPPNCDSTYLYQGPLRIYRWDTPWSTPRRMYVTLDLTRANTGSLGNSDMSWSRWGDAFEVTGKRERVYDATLGAFKVVDKTQVYITGIKDGGQDNEILILQRDTTLNVSDGLGRKLEYRIARRLWTYAPNTGGNGLAVTGNAITDDIYTSTGSRVLRWSGAITSTSVPVTILDTLSSDPITGTGPAGPLSFFANPKNANQRFLLCADAYPTNPTNPPNLNTRARVMDVSAIGSASRVIGNTPYLGQNVYHSIGNNAYISDVDHGIQWFGNEPDCLYAFVLMANNGIATYRNRGMAPGFGCWLPVNVTRFTADMNEGVIALHWSTDNEQNNLGFEVQRRFASGEDWSGIGFVPGRGSTSSVSRYSYTDVIGSMHHTSGGAAYRLRQIDSDGSATYSHSVAVLLGMADDFSLEQNHPNPAVTHTDIAYSVPADTHVHLALYDALGREVQVAVDAVQTRGSHTAHIVLGHTSPGIYFWRLIAGGRTLQRAMVVAIR; encoded by the coding sequence ATGATACGTCGGATTCTGATGGTGTTCGCTGCGTGTTTGTGTTGTGGCAGTGTCGCGCAGTCGCAGGGGAACATCGACTGGGAGGACTTGGCGACGGTGTTGCAGCCCGCTTCGGTTTCGCATCCGACATACGGTTGGATGGCGGGGCAGCGGCAGTACACGGGACTGGCGTACGATTCGGTGCGCAAACTTCTCTATGTTGTGAACCCTGCTCTGGTCACGGTGGGAAGCAATGGAGTGCCGCGGCCCACGATACGCATCCTCGATCCGATGACATTGCTGCCGGTCACATCCGTCGGGCGTGATGCGGTGACGGGCGCGGGAGGTGTGCTGCCCGTACCTCTCGATACGGTTGTGACAGGCAAGGGGTGGCCGAACGCATACTACGGAGGATATGGGAACGGACAGATGTCGCTCTATAAAATCGATGTCGACGACGAGGGCCGCATCTGGGCTTGCAATCTCGTGGCCCCTCTGTTCGGGATCTGCTTCCCCGGTCCTCCGCCGAATTGTGACTCCACCTACCTGTATCAGGGTCCGTTGCGCATCTACCGCTGGGACACCCCGTGGTCCACACCGCGTCGTATGTACGTGACGCTGGACCTCACGCGCGCAAACACCGGCTCCCTGGGCAACAGCGACATGTCGTGGTCGCGCTGGGGCGACGCTTTCGAAGTGACGGGGAAACGCGAACGAGTGTACGATGCAACACTCGGCGCCTTCAAGGTGGTGGACAAAACACAAGTGTATATCACGGGTATAAAGGATGGAGGACAGGACAATGAGATCCTGATACTGCAGCGTGATACAACACTCAACGTGTCCGACGGACTCGGCAGGAAACTCGAATACCGCATCGCGCGGCGCCTATGGACGTATGCGCCCAACACCGGTGGAAACGGACTCGCGGTAACAGGAAATGCCATCACGGACGATATATATACTTCCACGGGCAGCCGCGTCCTCCGATGGTCGGGTGCAATAACGAGCACGTCGGTCCCTGTGACGATACTCGACACGCTGTCATCCGATCCGATCACCGGCACGGGTCCTGCGGGTCCTCTTTCGTTTTTCGCGAATCCGAAAAATGCGAACCAACGATTTCTACTTTGCGCGGATGCGTATCCCACGAATCCGACGAACCCGCCCAATCTCAACACACGCGCCCGTGTCATGGACGTCTCGGCGATCGGATCGGCGTCCCGCGTTATTGGGAATACACCGTATCTCGGCCAGAACGTGTATCATTCCATCGGCAACAACGCATATATATCCGATGTGGACCACGGCATCCAGTGGTTTGGCAACGAACCTGATTGCCTGTATGCGTTTGTCCTGATGGCGAATAACGGCATCGCGACGTACAGGAATCGCGGCATGGCCCCCGGATTCGGCTGCTGGCTTCCGGTGAATGTGACACGCTTCACTGCGGACATGAACGAGGGCGTGATCGCGCTCCACTGGAGCACCGATAACGAACAGAACAATCTCGGTTTCGAGGTGCAGCGCCGGTTTGCATCGGGAGAGGATTGGAGCGGCATCGGCTTCGTGCCCGGGCGTGGCAGCACGTCATCGGTCTCGCGGTATTCGTACACGGATGTGATCGGATCGATGCATCACACGTCGGGCGGAGCCGCGTACCGTCTGCGGCAGATCGACAGCGACGGATCGGCGACGTACTCGCACAGCGTGGCGGTGCTTCTCGGCATGGCCGATGATTTCTCGCTCGAACAGAATCACCCGAATCCCGCCGTCACACATACCGACATCGCCTACTCCGTGCCCGCCGACACACACGTACACCTCGCGCTGTATGACGCGCTTGGCCGTGAAGTACAGGTGGCAGTGGATGCGGTGCAGACCCGTGGTTCCCACACGGCACATATCGTTTTGGGACACACTTCTCCCGGTATCTATTTCTGGCGACTGATCGCCGGCGGACGAACGCTACAGCGGGCGATGGTGGTTGCTATACGTTGA
- the prfA gene encoding peptide chain release factor 1 yields MFDKLDAVIARYDELGALMGTPEIASDQTRYTKLAKERRQLEALVTVYKRYRRLKQDEAGHREILDSENDADLVRLAREEIDQLVADIAETENELKILLVPRDPNDSKDVIIEIRGGTGGEEAALFAGDLYRMYSRFAEVRGWKQELISLSESGVGGMKEVVFSLSGDDVYGAMKFESGVHRVQRVPATEASGRIHTSAATVAVLPDVEDVDVEISDNDVRIDIYRSGGKGGQNVNKVETAVRLTHIPTGIVVTCQEERSQLKNRQKAMKVLRARLYELKMSEQNAEISAARKLMVGSGDRSDKIRTYNFPQNRLTDHRIGLTLYNLGDIINGALEDLIEKLKIADRTARLQEGIEGKAHS; encoded by the coding sequence ATGTTTGATAAACTCGATGCAGTCATCGCGCGGTACGACGAACTCGGCGCGCTCATGGGCACTCCCGAGATAGCGTCCGACCAGACCCGATACACAAAACTCGCCAAGGAACGCCGTCAGCTCGAGGCGCTGGTCACCGTGTACAAACGGTACCGCCGCTTGAAACAGGACGAAGCCGGGCACAGGGAAATACTCGACTCCGAGAACGACGCCGATCTCGTGCGCCTGGCGCGCGAAGAGATCGATCAACTCGTTGCCGACATCGCGGAGACCGAGAACGAACTCAAGATCCTTCTTGTGCCGCGTGATCCCAACGACAGCAAGGACGTGATCATAGAAATCCGGGGCGGCACGGGCGGCGAGGAAGCGGCCCTGTTCGCGGGTGACCTCTACCGCATGTACAGCCGCTTCGCGGAAGTGCGCGGCTGGAAACAGGAACTTATCTCGCTCAGTGAATCGGGCGTGGGCGGGATGAAGGAAGTTGTGTTTTCTCTGAGCGGCGACGATGTGTACGGCGCGATGAAATTCGAGAGCGGCGTGCACCGCGTGCAGCGCGTCCCCGCCACCGAGGCGAGCGGCCGCATACACACTTCCGCGGCCACGGTTGCGGTGCTGCCCGATGTCGAGGACGTCGATGTCGAGATCAGCGACAACGATGTGCGTATCGACATCTACCGTTCCGGCGGCAAGGGCGGGCAGAACGTCAACAAAGTCGAAACCGCCGTGCGCCTGACGCACATTCCCACCGGCATCGTTGTGACCTGCCAGGAGGAACGCTCGCAGCTCAAGAACCGGCAGAAGGCCATGAAGGTGTTGCGCGCACGTCTCTACGAACTGAAGATGAGCGAGCAGAACGCCGAGATATCGGCGGCCCGCAAACTGATGGTGGGAAGCGGCGATCGATCCGACAAGATCCGCACGTACAACTTCCCGCAGAACCGGCTCACCGATCACCGCATCGGACTCACACTCTACAACCTCGGCGACATCATCAACGGCGCGCTCGAGGATCTCATCGAAAAACTCAAGATCGCCGACCGCACCGCACGGCTGCAGGAAGGCATCGAGGGAAAGGCACACTCATGA
- a CDS encoding aminotransferase class V-fold PLP-dependent enzyme: protein MQDVRSLFPYLESGRIYLNHAATGPWSTYVEDAVRRATEVFVRGDIEIYQSFLRVLGETRVLAGDMLGCAPERVAFVQNTSEGLNVLASGLAWKPGDRIVLAEQEFPANVYPFLNATRHGVELDFVPQRNGVIELADVERAIGPRTVLVALSWVQFLSGYTIDLKALSDLCAARNVLLSIDAIQGLGALRLDLRETPVDFLSAGVQKWQLAPQGVAVIYASERAQERIAQAHFGWLSVGHAWDFFDYRLAPRDDARRYENGTYNTVGIFGTHGSYSLFQRVGMENVERSVRALANHAYERIAEKGFPLLTPADPARRAGIVTFRHDRADAVAETLHTRGITVSARSGHIRIAPHFYNTTDEIDAAVEAIGVA from the coding sequence ATGCAAGACGTTCGTTCACTGTTCCCCTATCTCGAATCCGGCCGCATCTACCTGAATCACGCTGCGACCGGACCGTGGTCCACCTACGTCGAGGACGCGGTGCGGCGCGCCACCGAGGTGTTTGTGCGGGGCGACATCGAGATCTATCAATCCTTCCTGCGCGTGCTGGGCGAGACACGTGTGCTCGCCGGCGACATGCTCGGATGCGCGCCGGAACGGGTCGCGTTTGTGCAGAATACGTCCGAAGGGCTCAACGTGCTTGCGAGCGGCCTTGCCTGGAAGCCGGGCGATCGCATCGTGCTGGCCGAGCAGGAATTCCCCGCGAACGTGTACCCTTTCCTGAACGCCACGCGGCACGGTGTGGAACTCGACTTTGTCCCGCAGCGCAACGGCGTGATCGAGCTGGCGGACGTCGAGCGCGCCATCGGTCCGCGCACGGTGCTGGTGGCGCTCAGTTGGGTGCAGTTCCTCTCGGGCTATACCATCGACCTCAAGGCGCTGTCGGATCTCTGCGCCGCGCGCAACGTGCTGCTGTCCATCGACGCGATACAGGGACTCGGCGCGCTGCGCCTCGACCTGCGCGAGACGCCGGTGGATTTCCTTTCGGCGGGCGTGCAGAAGTGGCAGCTCGCACCGCAGGGTGTGGCGGTGATCTACGCCAGCGAACGCGCGCAGGAGCGCATCGCGCAGGCGCATTTCGGCTGGCTCAGCGTGGGACACGCGTGGGACTTCTTCGACTACCGCCTCGCGCCGCGCGACGATGCGCGCCGCTACGAGAACGGCACCTACAACACCGTCGGCATATTCGGGACACACGGGTCCTATTCTCTCTTCCAGCGCGTCGGCATGGAGAACGTGGAGCGCAGCGTGCGCGCCCTCGCGAATCATGCGTACGAACGCATCGCGGAAAAGGGCTTTCCGCTGCTCACCCCCGCCGATCCGGCCCGCCGGGCGGGCATAGTCACCTTCCGCCACGACCGCGCCGATGCCGTCGCCGAAACGCTGCACACACGCGGTATCACCGTCTCTGCGCGCAGCGGTCACATCCGCATCGCGCCGCACTTCTACAACACCACCGACGAGATCGACGCCGCGGTGGAGGCAATCGGTGTCGCGTGA
- a CDS encoding T9SS type A sorting domain-containing protein, with amino-acid sequence MKRFNLSPHRVLAVLLLGCLLPAAPAFAQTHAQQVTIPFLVKNNRGQESTVLTGLHEAATKGLDASIGEQELPPVPPSEIFDVRLVSPAQGITLGEGSLLDFRPWPGSGQTVTETYRIRYQAGRTWPSVTLLVPPALHSGIKTLRINNNVAKAGDSVVTQFATGDINISVEYTLTPLTFTVAPASVVFSLSTRDTVLPATKTVRVTPSITTASWSASASASWITLSRTSGTGAQDLAIGVNHLAFENGRTSGEVRIRQSFANPPVIIPVHVDMVLSAGDAPEVADFSLGDVYPNPADATGGGAVLAYTLERASAVSVSVHDALGRRVRLIEASAQRAAGRHTAQWDLHDDAGRRPAAGMYLLRVDVAGVSRIRSVVLR; translated from the coding sequence ATGAAACGATTCAATCTCTCCCCGCATCGTGTGTTGGCCGTGCTGCTCCTCGGCTGCCTCCTGCCCGCCGCGCCCGCGTTCGCGCAGACGCACGCGCAGCAGGTGACTATTCCCTTTCTCGTGAAGAACAACCGCGGCCAGGAGAGCACGGTGCTCACCGGACTGCATGAGGCCGCGACGAAAGGTCTCGACGCGTCGATCGGCGAGCAGGAACTGCCGCCGGTGCCGCCGTCGGAAATTTTCGACGTGCGGCTGGTGAGTCCCGCGCAGGGCATCACGCTCGGCGAGGGCTCCCTCCTCGACTTCCGGCCATGGCCGGGTTCGGGACAGACGGTCACCGAGACGTACCGCATCCGCTACCAGGCGGGGCGTACCTGGCCGTCGGTGACACTGCTCGTGCCGCCCGCGCTGCACAGCGGCATCAAGACCCTCCGCATTAACAACAACGTGGCGAAGGCGGGCGACAGCGTCGTCACGCAGTTCGCGACAGGCGACATCAACATCTCGGTGGAGTACACGCTGACGCCGCTCACGTTCACTGTGGCGCCGGCGAGCGTGGTGTTCTCGCTCAGCACACGTGACACCGTGCTTCCCGCCACGAAGACGGTGCGCGTGACGCCCAGCATCACCACGGCGTCGTGGAGCGCCTCGGCGAGCGCCTCGTGGATCACACTCAGCCGCACCAGCGGCACCGGCGCGCAGGATCTCGCCATCGGCGTGAATCACCTCGCGTTCGAGAACGGCCGCACGTCGGGCGAGGTGCGCATCCGCCAGTCGTTCGCGAATCCTCCCGTGATCATCCCCGTGCACGTCGACATGGTACTGTCGGCGGGCGACGCACCCGAGGTGGCGGACTTCTCGCTCGGCGACGTGTACCCAAATCCGGCGGACGCGACGGGCGGCGGTGCGGTACTCGCCTACACGCTCGAACGTGCGTCGGCGGTGTCGGTGTCGGTGCACGACGCCCTCGGACGCCGCGTGCGCCTCATCGAGGCGAGCGCGCAGCGCGCCGCCGGCCGGCACACGGCGCAGTGGGATCTGCACGATGACGCGGGGCGGCGCCCGGCAGCGGGCATGTACCTACTGCGTGTCGACGTGGCGGGTGTGTCACGGATCCGCTCCGTCGTCCTGCGCTGA
- a CDS encoding HAD-IIIA family hydrolase — protein sequence MRDVRAFLFDVDGVLTVGGVSFTSQSFETKTFHVADAHGLRLAVDFGIRVGFITGSQSHIIEQRARELGITDLYQGSLNKLDAYEDFRALYNLRDEEIAYMGDSMLDVPVLRRVGFSCAPRNAHSGVRIAVHYVTRADGGAGAVREVVDMLLRANGQAGV from the coding sequence CTGCGCGACGTGCGCGCCTTTCTCTTCGATGTCGACGGCGTCCTCACCGTGGGTGGTGTCTCGTTCACGTCACAGAGTTTCGAGACCAAGACTTTTCACGTCGCTGACGCACACGGCCTGCGGCTGGCCGTCGACTTCGGCATACGCGTCGGTTTCATCACCGGCTCGCAGTCGCATATCATCGAGCAGCGCGCGCGCGAACTGGGCATCACCGATCTGTACCAGGGATCACTCAACAAGCTCGACGCCTACGAGGATTTTCGCGCGCTGTACAATCTCCGCGACGAGGAGATCGCCTACATGGGCGACTCCATGCTCGACGTGCCCGTGCTCCGGCGTGTCGGCTTCTCCTGCGCCCCGCGCAACGCGCACTCCGGCGTCCGTATCGCCGTCCACTACGTCACCCGCGCCGACGGCGGCGCCGGCGCCGTTCGCGAAGTGGTCGACATGCTCCTGCGGGCCAATGGGCAGGCAGGGGTGTAA
- the kdsA gene encoding 3-deoxy-8-phosphooctulonate synthase translates to MNAASVAHMHIGAGAPLALIAGPCVVESRDMTLRTAETLRLVAERFGLPLVFKSSYRKANRTSLSGFTGLGMDEALAVLAEVRSTFGLPVVTDIHREDEATSAAEVADMLQIPAFLSRQTDLLLAAGRTGKAVNIKKGQFLAPGDMRHAAAKVASTGNTNILLCERGVSFGYHDLVVDMRSLVIMRSLGYPVVMDATHAVQVPSQGEASGGRPEFILPLARAAAAVGIDAIFVETHPDPRNALSDAASQLPLSYIDVLLAQVVAVDRAARETGALVQAGDFTE, encoded by the coding sequence ATGAACGCCGCGTCTGTTGCACACATGCACATCGGCGCCGGCGCTCCGCTGGCGCTCATCGCGGGGCCCTGCGTGGTCGAAAGCCGCGACATGACGCTCCGCACCGCCGAGACGCTCCGCCTCGTCGCCGAGCGGTTCGGACTCCCGCTTGTCTTCAAATCCTCGTATCGCAAAGCGAATCGGACCAGCTTGTCCGGATTTACCGGCCTCGGCATGGATGAAGCGCTTGCTGTTCTCGCCGAAGTGCGCAGCACCTTCGGCCTCCCCGTGGTCACCGACATTCACCGCGAGGACGAGGCGACTTCCGCGGCCGAGGTCGCGGACATGCTGCAGATTCCGGCCTTCCTGTCGCGGCAGACCGATCTGCTTCTGGCAGCGGGCCGCACGGGCAAGGCGGTGAACATCAAGAAGGGCCAGTTCCTCGCGCCGGGCGACATGCGCCACGCCGCTGCCAAGGTGGCCTCGACCGGCAACACGAACATCCTTCTCTGCGAGCGTGGTGTCAGCTTCGGCTATCACGACCTCGTGGTCGACATGCGTTCACTCGTGATCATGCGCTCGCTTGGTTATCCCGTGGTGATGGACGCAACACACGCGGTGCAGGTGCCCAGCCAGGGCGAGGCCTCGGGCGGTCGTCCGGAATTTATTCTTCCGCTGGCGCGCGCGGCCGCGGCCGTGGGTATCGACGCGATCTTTGTCGAGACACACCCGGATCCGCGCAACGCGCTCAGCGACGCGGCCAGCCAGTTGCCGCTGTCGTACATCGACGTGCTCCTCGCGCAGGTTGTGGCCGTCGACCGCGCGGCGCGCGAGACCGGCGCGCTGGTGCAGGCGGGAGACTTCACCGAGTGA
- a CDS encoding carboxypeptidase regulatory-like domain-containing protein — MTKFARTLPIFFAAVTLLWLAPAVRGAYPTANRHASFPGSSYISVPNSISLNGALAQSGAMTIDAWIAPSSYAGFPTIVGNTWNTGYWLGLNTTGQLRFYPGSGVLYESNSSVPLNKWTHVAVSFSDVKNEILFYINGTLDRAIGGVTQSLGTSVDDLRIGADRQGASANYFFSGGIDEVRIWSAPISYNVALGLLYRVPHVFAGGLYGNALAAAWRMNGDAVDSARGNDGSAVGSVTYPAGPGVHYERICALFVNDGSSGHDYFSGPSHTGNTFSGSYTIESWAYLAAGGAATAFQTFVCKGSVPNNSFSYWLGVNKQNGRLRFAPTGVWANVLESTDPLPTGQWVHVAATYEYGGNTGTARLYINGVQKGSAGFAGASPSSQASLLVGTSDPQFGPAQAYALAGRLDELRLWNVARSAADIANTFRLEFESGAAGLTGVYHFDGDVLDQSVSANHLYNTNSSANGLYFRDASDLPAAATLVLTVPNGGENWTIGSTQNITWVSAGLGTVTIELSRDGGASFGETVVSNTAAAAGSYPWTVTGPETQNARVRIRSGSSPELIDSSNADFSVLSPPPVILAKPSSLVFTAGQNGPLPPAQDLTISNSGSGVLSWSVSWSSPWLDVTPSGGSGNSGTIQAHIPSTVIAPGTYLDTIRFTGNAANMPYAVPVTLIVTATPRFAAEPAALQFSTQPGVNPPPQYVKIRNAGTGSLAWTASATVQWMQIAPAAGAGGDSILVSINAASLAPGTHTGGVLLNGNGDNSPFVVPVQLIVSNLAYYPVSGRVDAGGVPLANARIDISGDSVLQVLTGADGSFSIPGLRTGSYVVTASSPMYSFIPAAHTIALLVSPRSDLNFSATPRGGSVMLHYRKGWNLVSLPVDPVDGSITTLLPDASPAKAWRYAPDTGYVEESRLVFGVGYWIKFAKTDSVLISGALRGALRLVLKGIGGGWNLVGAGSGPVDIGTLRQTPVDALVNVFQFTPGEGYRFPEGNLLRPGRGYYVKVRRDAVLDLTAPPFAPPDAAVER; from the coding sequence ATGACGAAATTTGCCCGTACACTTCCTATTTTTTTTGCGGCAGTTACACTGCTGTGGCTCGCGCCGGCGGTGCGCGGCGCGTATCCTACCGCGAACAGGCACGCGTCCTTCCCGGGCTCGTCGTACATCAGTGTGCCGAACTCCATATCACTCAACGGTGCGTTGGCGCAGAGCGGCGCCATGACCATCGACGCGTGGATAGCGCCGTCATCGTATGCCGGTTTTCCGACCATTGTCGGCAACACATGGAACACGGGATACTGGCTCGGCCTGAACACCACGGGACAACTGCGCTTTTATCCCGGATCGGGTGTGCTGTATGAAAGCAACAGTTCTGTGCCGCTGAACAAGTGGACGCATGTGGCCGTCTCATTTTCGGATGTAAAGAACGAGATACTCTTTTACATCAACGGCACGCTCGACCGCGCCATCGGCGGGGTGACGCAGTCGCTCGGAACCTCGGTGGACGATCTCCGCATCGGGGCCGACAGGCAGGGCGCATCGGCGAATTATTTCTTCAGTGGGGGCATCGACGAAGTGCGCATCTGGTCGGCGCCCATCAGTTACAACGTGGCGCTCGGTTTGTTGTACCGCGTGCCGCATGTGTTTGCGGGCGGGCTGTACGGCAACGCACTCGCCGCGGCGTGGCGTATGAACGGCGACGCCGTCGATTCAGCCCGCGGCAACGACGGCAGCGCCGTCGGCAGTGTCACGTATCCCGCGGGGCCGGGAGTACACTACGAACGCATCTGCGCCCTCTTCGTAAACGACGGCAGCAGCGGTCACGACTATTTTTCGGGTCCATCACACACGGGCAACACCTTCTCCGGAAGTTACACCATCGAGTCCTGGGCCTACCTTGCCGCGGGCGGTGCGGCGACAGCGTTTCAGACCTTTGTGTGTAAGGGCTCGGTGCCGAACAATTCCTTCTCGTACTGGCTGGGCGTGAACAAACAGAACGGGCGCCTCCGTTTTGCGCCGACCGGCGTCTGGGCAAACGTGCTTGAAAGTACGGATCCGCTGCCGACCGGGCAGTGGGTGCATGTGGCCGCGACCTATGAGTACGGCGGAAACACGGGCACCGCGCGTCTCTACATCAACGGTGTGCAGAAAGGATCGGCGGGCTTTGCGGGAGCGTCCCCATCGTCGCAGGCCTCTCTGTTGGTCGGCACGTCCGATCCGCAGTTCGGTCCAGCGCAGGCCTACGCCCTTGCGGGACGGCTTGACGAATTGCGCCTCTGGAACGTCGCGCGCAGCGCGGCCGACATCGCGAACACATTTCGCCTCGAGTTCGAGAGCGGGGCGGCGGGCCTCACAGGCGTCTATCATTTCGACGGCGACGTGCTCGACCAGTCCGTCTCCGCGAATCACCTGTACAATACGAACTCTTCCGCTAACGGCCTGTACTTCCGCGACGCGTCCGATCTTCCCGCCGCGGCGACGCTTGTGCTTACCGTGCCGAACGGCGGCGAGAACTGGACCATCGGCAGCACGCAAAACATCACGTGGGTGTCGGCGGGTCTGGGCACCGTCACCATCGAGTTGTCGCGCGACGGAGGTGCGAGTTTCGGCGAGACAGTGGTCTCAAACACTGCCGCCGCCGCTGGAAGTTATCCGTGGACGGTGACGGGTCCGGAAACCCAAAACGCCCGCGTGCGCATCCGTTCCGGAAGTTCGCCCGAACTGATCGACTCGTCGAACGCCGATTTTTCCGTGCTTTCGCCGCCGCCCGTGATTCTGGCGAAACCCTCGTCGCTGGTGTTCACGGCGGGGCAAAACGGGCCGCTGCCTCCTGCACAGGATCTCACGATCTCAAACTCAGGTTCCGGAGTGTTGTCGTGGAGCGTTTCGTGGAGCAGCCCCTGGCTCGACGTGACACCCTCGGGCGGCAGCGGCAACAGCGGCACGATACAGGCGCATATCCCGAGCACCGTGATCGCACCGGGCACCTATCTCGACACGATTCGTTTCACGGGCAACGCCGCAAACATGCCGTACGCCGTGCCCGTCACACTTATCGTCACCGCGACACCACGCTTCGCGGCCGAGCCGGCGGCACTGCAGTTCTCGACGCAGCCCGGCGTGAATCCGCCGCCGCAGTATGTCAAAATCCGGAATGCCGGAACGGGATCACTCGCATGGACCGCGAGCGCCACCGTGCAGTGGATGCAGATCGCACCCGCGGCCGGCGCGGGCGGTGACTCGATACTGGTCTCGATCAACGCTGCCAGTCTTGCTCCGGGTACACACACAGGCGGTGTGCTTCTCAACGGAAACGGCGACAACAGCCCGTTTGTCGTGCCCGTGCAGTTGATCGTTTCGAATCTCGCGTATTATCCCGTTTCGGGCCGCGTGGATGCGGGCGGTGTGCCCCTAGCGAACGCGCGCATCGACATCAGCGGCGACAGCGTGCTGCAGGTTCTGACCGGCGCCGACGGCAGCTTCTCGATTCCCGGCTTGCGCACGGGATCATATGTCGTTACAGCGTCGAGTCCCATGTACTCGTTCATCCCCGCGGCACACACGATTGCGCTGCTCGTATCACCTCGATCCGATCTGAACTTCTCCGCCACACCGCGTGGAGGCAGCGTGATGCTGCACTACAGGAAGGGGTGGAATCTCGTCTCACTGCCTGTCGATCCAGTTGACGGCAGTATCACCACACTTCTGCCCGACGCCTCGCCGGCCAAGGCCTGGCGCTACGCACCCGATACCGGGTATGTGGAGGAGTCGCGCCTGGTCTTCGGAGTCGGTTATTGGATCAAGTTTGCGAAGACCGACAGCGTGCTCATAAGCGGCGCTTTGCGCGGCGCGCTGCGTCTGGTGTTGAAGGGAATAGGCGGCGGCTGGAATCTTGTTGGCGCGGGTTCGGGTCCGGTGGACATCGGCACGTTGCGGCAGACGCCCGTCGATGCGCTCGTGAACGTGTTCCAATTCACACCCGGCGAGGGTTACCGTTTTCCCGAGGGCAATCTTCTCCGGCCCGGTCGAGGATACTATGTCAAGGTACGGCGGGATGCCGTGCTGGATCTGACCGCTCCGCCATTTGCGCCGCCCGATGCGGCGGTCGAGCGGTGA
- the aqpZ gene encoding aquaporin Z codes for MQKYGAEFFGTFWLVLGGCGSAVLAAAFPAVGIGLLGVSLAFGLTVLTMAYAIGHISGCHLNPAVSIGLWSAGRFPAKELVPYIAAQVLGAIAAGGVLLVIASGQAGFTTAGGFASNGFAEHSPGQYSLLAALVTEIVMTMMFLLIILGATDERAPKGFAPVAIGLGLTLIHLISIPVTNTSVNPARSTGVALFVGGWAVAQLWLFWIAPIVGAVLGAMVYRFIGRR; via the coding sequence ATGCAGAAGTATGGCGCGGAGTTTTTCGGAACATTCTGGCTCGTTCTCGGCGGATGTGGTAGTGCGGTGCTCGCGGCCGCATTCCCCGCAGTGGGCATCGGACTCCTGGGCGTCTCGCTTGCCTTTGGTCTGACAGTGCTCACGATGGCCTATGCCATCGGACACATTTCCGGATGCCATCTCAATCCGGCCGTCTCGATCGGCCTGTGGTCCGCCGGACGTTTCCCGGCGAAGGAACTCGTCCCCTACATCGCCGCACAGGTGCTCGGTGCCATCGCCGCGGGCGGCGTTCTTCTGGTGATCGCAAGCGGGCAGGCGGGGTTCACGACCGCGGGCGGCTTCGCGTCGAACGGCTTTGCGGAACATTCGCCCGGGCAGTATTCCCTTCTTGCGGCGCTGGTGACAGAAATCGTCATGACCATGATGTTCCTCCTCATCATCCTCGGAGCGACGGATGAACGCGCGCCGAAAGGTTTCGCGCCGGTCGCCATCGGCCTCGGTCTCACACTCATCCACCTCATCAGCATTCCCGTCACAAACACCTCGGTCAATCCCGCGCGCAGCACCGGTGTCGCTCTTTTTGTCGGCGGCTGGGCGGTGGCGCAGCTCTGGTTGTTCTGGATTGCTCCTATTGTAGGTGCGGTTCTTGGTGCGATGGTGTATCGTTTTATCGGGAGACGGTAG